The following coding sequences lie in one Porphyromonas asaccharolytica DSM 20707 genomic window:
- a CDS encoding magnesium transporter CorA family protein — MRKFYLPKQQFTQVDTLEPHTWVKVVQPTSEDIDYLCDELGIPDGFIGDTADSDERPRTEEEDGWRLTIIRIPIETPEGTTPYNTVPVGIISHLEKQLIVTICYHRTDLMPDFIQHNQRKGISVDTDIDFILRLIMSSAVWFLKYLKQISFLILETEEALEKSIRNEDLLQMMRLQKCFVYFNTSIRGNESVIGRFKVSHYEQYDTDLAEDVTIELNQAYNMVNVYSDVMNGTMDAFGGIINNNINTIMRRMTSISMILMLPTLVASLYGMNVDLPWAEHPLAFIGIMVVCLIFSAIAFWLFKRIHWF, encoded by the coding sequence ATGCGGAAGTTTTACCTACCCAAGCAGCAGTTTACTCAAGTCGACACCCTAGAGCCACACACGTGGGTCAAGGTGGTGCAGCCCACCTCGGAGGATATAGACTACCTCTGCGACGAACTGGGCATCCCCGACGGCTTCATCGGAGATACAGCGGATAGCGATGAGCGCCCTCGTACGGAGGAGGAGGATGGCTGGCGACTCACCATCATACGTATTCCGATCGAGACACCTGAGGGCACGACCCCTTACAACACGGTCCCCGTCGGTATCATATCGCATCTAGAGAAGCAGCTCATCGTCACTATCTGCTACCACCGCACGGACCTCATGCCAGACTTCATCCAGCACAATCAGCGCAAGGGGATCTCGGTTGACACGGATATAGACTTTATCCTCCGGCTCATCATGAGCTCGGCCGTATGGTTCCTCAAATACTTGAAGCAGATCAGCTTCCTCATCCTAGAGACCGAGGAGGCGCTGGAGAAAAGTATTCGCAACGAAGACCTCCTACAGATGATGCGTCTGCAGAAGTGCTTCGTCTACTTCAACACCTCCATCCGAGGCAATGAGTCGGTCATCGGACGCTTTAAGGTGAGCCACTATGAGCAGTACGACACCGACCTAGCGGAGGACGTAACGATCGAGCTCAACCAGGCGTACAACATGGTCAATGTGTACAGCGATGTAATGAACGGAACGATGGATGCCTTCGGGGGGATCATCAACAACAATATCAATACGATCATGCGCCGCATGACCAGTATCTCAATGATCCTGATGCTCCCTACGTTGGTCGCCTCACTGTATGGTATGAACGTCGATCTGCCATGGGCTGAGCACCCGTTGGCCTTTATAGGCATTATGGTGGTCTGCTTGATCTTCTCGGCGATCGCTTTCTGGCTCTTCAAGCGCATCCACTGGTTCTAG